The Magnolia sinica isolate HGM2019 chromosome 3, MsV1, whole genome shotgun sequence genome includes the window ttaaAGAAACCGGTGAGGGATATGGGGTAGAGGAAGGGACACCAAATGGAGAGAGGTCTTAACAAGAAAATATGGGGTGGAGGAAGGGGGGCGGTGGACTAAAGCATCCTCGTTGTATCGATCTTCATGTCTATGGAAATTGGTGGCGTCATTAAAAGATAAGAGTGTGGGAAGGTATGGGTTTTAGCTTGGGGGATGGTAGTAGTAGTTTTTCGGTGAGGGATGAAGTAGTCACTTGGACTCCATGTTGTAGAAGAAATCTGGCTGATGAAGAGTTTGAAGAATTTTTGCAGCTTCTTCAAATGCTAGAGAAGGTTTCTCCAAGGCTATCAAATCCAGATTCCATAAAATGGTTAAAAGAAAAGTCAGGATCGTTCTCAATGAGATCTCTTTGTTGGTCTCTATGTGAAAGAGATGGTTTTGATGGGATGGCTCCAACAGTTTGGCTATGGCACTACGGTGCTCCTTTGAAGGCGGCGGTTACtacttcaaaaaaaagaaaagaaaagacggGGTTTCTTTTCTTCGCTACTTCAAGCTCTTCTCAGTTACTACTTTTACACATTTGGAGGATAGACCAGTTCTCCATGTCTGCTGTGGAAGTCATGCAGGGCTTCATGAGGTATTTTGGAGTTAAGTTGGAGAGGAAAttggatatggtccttgatagagtggaatggtggaaaaggattcgtgtagctgatcccaattagttggaataaggcGTAGATGattattagggctgtcaatggttgGGGACTGGGCCTAGCAAAAGCAATTTTGATTAGTATTGGCCctaacagttcaaaatccaggcctaaGACAACCCTAGGCCTGGTCCATTGGCAGCCCTATTTATGATTATggttatgatgataatgatgttggAAAAGACATTGGTGATCCAGTAGTGTGGGCAGATCGTTCCTATCCAATTTCTTGAACCCTTTTACTAATGAAATGCCTCAAAAACTTCCAATAATGTgtgggatattagtgttcacgtCACCTCAATGAGTGGTAGGTCACCGTCCAGCTTGCACGTGTCAATGTTCCATGGGAGTTACAAGATGCAAGCCATTGcaaacatgggtcccaccatgaagatcacgtgGCCCAGAAATCAAGCTGATCTGggctactcattaggtgggccacacttgtagtgAATCAGATCATCAGCTATTCATTCTTTCGTAGGGAGTGGCCATTGTGATGCCTGCATACATTCCGCTATCATCATCCTCAGTGCCTTCTCCATTCTATATCGACGCTGATGATATAGAAATATATTCTTCTATATATTGAAATACATTATACCCCTTATATATGTTGGGTATAGCTAATACCATAATACaaaagaaaagatggagcatGCTTTATAACCCCATTAAGGCTTTGTCCTGATGGTTTTATCAATGGGTTTGTGATATCTTTGCCTGAAACTGCAACTTTTAGAAGGTGGAGCATGCTTTATATTGCTATCATGTGAATCATCGTATTTGGTAGAGCCGTTTCTCCGCCTGGATAAAGGACTGATGAATATCTCATCTTTCTGATATCTAAATGTTAATATTCTCCTTTGGAAATTGGTGTTGTTTTACCCACACTTTCTTCAAGGAGAGGTTTGGTTCCAAATTGCTCACTTAGCATTGTGGCACACTGTTCTACTATCAAAATTTGAGTCTTACCAGCTCAAAACATCTTTTCTCATGTGAAAATACCTCCTTAGAGATAGAAAGCAAGGCATCCGAAATGTGGGCCCTAGCAAATCTGAGGAgccctatttatttatttatttattaataatttaaaattaaatatgACCTTCTTGCTAATTTTACTTGTTGGTACAACATAATAAAGGAATTCAGCATTGTGGCGATTGCTCCTGCTACTTGTGGGCCGAGGTAAACAAAGGAGGGTTGATGTCAGGTGGATGGCCAGCCATCAAAATTTTGCCAAACTACCACGAGGTTGATCCAGTTTCAAAAATTTTTTTTGTACAGGATTTGTAGCTGGAATACagtgatgatgatatgatgattAGCACGACAAACTTATCTATAAACAGAGTACTACTACATAAGTCACACCATAAAAGAAGGAAAACGGACAAGCCAAGGTGTGTCCCAAGTCAGTTGATTTGTGTCCAACATGATCGCTTTAAAGATTGAGGTGCCGTTGTTACATAGGAACATACTCTTATGTTTTGCTTGCCGTAAATAAACTTTGTCATGCATTAATTAATAATATAACTAGGTCCTTGAATAATTGCTGTGACTACAGTTATTCTCTTTACCATTCGAACATCACATATATTTTCATATTGTTGTATTGGTGTGGCATAAAATGTCTTATGCAATATCCATATTGGTTAGTTTTATAGACAAATTGCAATATGTATCCATTCTCTAGGTTGACTTGATTCTTttgaggatttggatcttaggAAGGTGAGACCATCCGGATAAATGTGAAGAACAAATCATCTAGCGGAACTGGCATGCTTTCAGCTGCTGGGTTGACTGGGGGTGTTTCCAGCACTGGAAAACCCAGTGCGCTTGCACCGCCGCCTCCTGGAGTAGGGAAAATCAAGACTGTCCTTCCACCCCCGCCAAACGACCCTGCTGCTGCTCGGATGACTTCTAGTCCTGGTGTGGGACTTAAGGGTCCCAAGGAAAATTCAAGGCGCACCATGGATCCTTTTTCAGATCTTTCAAAGATCGAGGTATACCCCATCCTATCtccattttgtgtgtgtgtgtgtgtgcacacacGCGTGTGCACTCACGCTCATGCACATGCGCGCGTGATTGAGAAGCATGTGTAAATGCATACTACCCCTTGCAGaagagaggaattatatgatccttgacccAAGGATATTTGTCGTAAATTTTTACAAGGacccatggtgtgatccactgtTGATCTAATCAGCCCCTGAAAAGATCATACCACAAAAATATCTCACTTTTGGAGATCCTAGCTATCCAATCTTTGGGTCTTTTTTGTTGAATGTGAACTGTTTTTGTGTTCCTTTAGCACTTTATTCACAGGCCGTGGATGGAAAGGTTCCCATCTGGGAGATTTTTTGGGCACGGTTCATCCACCATGGGCCCATCTCCTCCACAGTTTGTATGTattgaatcatggaactataggAACCACTTGTGTTTTGTGAGGACCTGAAGATCCTAAGCATATCCTCATCCCAAGATCATATAATTACTCTCCAGGGCATATCCTCAGCAGTGTATGTCCTGGACCTCAATCTTTTAGGAAAGTACCTCCGTGTTCAGTTCCCATATTCATGCCCTGCAATCATGGCTTGATGCACAAAAACAGCACGGTTTTTCTTCGATGAAGTTTTGCATTCATAATTTCAAGATTGATGCCTGAATTGTCAATGCATATACCCGCACCACTTATTAGTTACAAATTACAAATGACTAACACAATTGCCAAGCTTCACTGCCTTGACCTGTAGATGTCCAAAACACCATAACTTGTTTGTGCATGAAAATATTCAACATAATGTTCTACTCTTCCATATTTtccaggggaaaaaaaaagggctGAGCCTCATGTGACTGCCATTGCTGGATATCATAGGAgcagaatttgaaaattttatcaaTCAAACTGCACCTTTGTGCAGTTACTGGGGTATAACCTGAGTGGAAAACGGCGGGCAGCCATTCAAAGTTCCTTCATAgctgttttaaaaaaataaaataaattctgaAATGTAGCTTAACttgcctttccaaaaaaaaaaaaaaaaagcagcttcACTTTATTAAACAAAGGCAAACCCAGTTAAAGCAACACCTCAATACTTTGCAAACACCAATAATAATCGAAAAACTCTGATGAGCAACCAACAAAAGGCTAAAGCACTAAGGCCCAAGCAACCACATTCAACTTGCCTTCCTAAACACTTCATCTGGGCTCACGAATATGATTTTGAAACCACCTAATATTTTGCTTCTTCCAGATCGACCGAAAACCTGCAAGAAGGAACAACCACCATAGAAATCTCCCTATTTGCCCAAACCTCCCCTCCTGCTAAGCCAAGAACAATGTAGTGATTGATGAAGGCATCAACCAACACGTTTGAAAGGGATTGAGAACATTCTCCCAACTGCCCTGACAAAGATGCAATGCATAAATAGGTGGTCCACCAATTCTACATCCCGACAAGGGAGGCACACATTCGTGATGTTCATGTCTTTTCCGAAGATAGTCCACTGTAAGCACTCATTCTTTCCCACCCACCAACCAAAAGCAATGACCCTAGGTGGAGTTTTATATGATCAAATAAATTTTGGATCACATGATTCCCTAGGATTAGGAATTTGAAGAGCCTTATAGAAAGATTTTACAGAGAAACAATAAAATCTATTCAGCCTCCAGACCAAGCATCCTCATAGGATGGCATGGGTCTCTTGCTATGGAAAAGGCTGAGGAAATCCACCAACTCATCCAACTCCTCGTAGGACAAGGTCCTTCAACAAGGGGATACCCAAATGACCATCCCCCTTGAGAtgcaaaagtaaaaaaaaataaaaattacaatccCTCTATTGGTAGCTATGCCACGAAGCCACCCAAGAGGCTGATCATCACACCAGACATGCTCCCAAAAATGAATGCAGGAACCGTTTCCCACTTTGAACACAATCTCCCTCTTGACACCCAGGGAGCTGGAAATAACCTTCTGGACGCATGGCTCTCTATAGCTTAGACAAGGAATTGGTGCACCGCCCTCCCACTGTCACCCCATGCCCTCTACCAAAAGCTTTGCTCCACCCCAAATCTCCACAACCATTTCCCAAGTAACACAAGATTCAtacacttcaaatctttaatatcGCACCACCTTTGCTAACTAGCTTGTACACTTCGCCCCTTTCCAAAATGGAATTTATGTGAATCTCCTGAACCTTTCCAAATGATTTCTCTTTGTATCTTTTCAAATCTGGAAAGGATAGTGGCTGGGAATTTATGTGAATCTCTTTATCATTCCAAAGGAAATCTGAATCTTTTCCAATCTGGAAAGGATAGTGGCTGGGCACTAGAATGAAGACATAGGAAAGAGACATATTGGACATGGCCGCCTTCATCAGGGGATCTTGCTCCAAACAACAGATATCTGTTCTTCCATCCTGAAAGTTTCCTTTTCATCCTTTGGACCACTTTATCCCAAAGTTGCTTTGCTGGCTTACAAATGCATGAGGGAAGGCCCCAATAGAAAGGAAGACTACTTGGCTTCCACCCCACACTCTTGCCAAGCTATGCCTTTTATTTTTGGGTGTTTCTTCTCGTGCACATGGCGGGCGTAGAACTCTATTTTTTTTAGCCTAACCACATTTTATTGCAAGAGGAAAAAAGCCAGAAGATACAAATACAAACCAAACCATGACCCAATGTTCGTAGTATCAATATCGTTACATGTATTGCTGGCTGGGATACGAAAACAGGTATTGATATTATCATTGACACCCGGAAATGTCTCATTGACTGAGGGAAGCatggggaaatggtggaatttgtcaatgaaacttcaggacatgctaACAtacacacatttgcatatttaggaatcaaataattggaAAGAAATGCATACATagtaagtttccctttaatgccGACTTAGGGAAATGTGAGGAAAAtagtagaatttttcaatgatactttaggagatgctaaaatacacattttcacatttaagaataaaataatagtaataataattatatatatatatatatatatatataaagatgcatatttgcatatttaggaatcaaataataagtttccctttatttggggcctaaaagcatgtatcgttgactcaaggaaacatggggaaaatgatggatccatccatccatacatttccaatcatccatccatgcatgcacatacatgcatacaagcaaacatgcatgatccatccatccaaccaaccatcctgcatgcatgcatacatacatacaatggcacatacatacatacacgatccatccatccatgcatgcatgcatacatacaatggcacatacatacatacacgatctatccatccatgcatgcatacatatgcaCGCATGCAAACATATATTTCATCAttcaaccatgcacccataaaaaaaatttgaaatgattttttttttttaatcaacagATTTTTGGTGACGTCGATACATTAGCGATACAAGCGAcaactagaatttacatagttgaaaacatTGGCAATACTTAGTGATATATAgtcgatacctggaatttctgatgctACCGGTGTTATTTGTATTGCCCCAGTGTTATCGATACTAATAATGTCACCAATATTTTGATAACATCGCCAATCTCGCAACACTATCACGACCTAACAAGATATTAAGTTTGGGTCCACATCAACAACGGAAGTAGACCTCCAATCCCTTACATCCCTTATCGCTTTCAAGATGGCCTTTGAAGTTTCCATAGATATATGTTCCAAAAAATTGCGATTGTTTCATTCAACCCACAACTCCCGGAGACCCACCAGAAGGGCCATTCACCAATGACCTTGCCCATTTTTGTCGACGCTTCCTTCAATCCATTTGCACATGAAGCCTTGCACATATCTGGGATTTACCCATTTCACCCCAAACTATCAAGGAAGCTATACCACTCCATAGCGaaagaaaaatgaataaaaagcTGGTCAAGCATCTCCTTGTTGCACAGGCATAAGGAACGCTTATTGACTAGAGTCATGCCTGTTTTTCACAAATTGTCAATAGTGAACACCTTCTTCCACCCAACCAAGCACGCAAAAATGACACGGAGGAGCTCCACAATGCCAACAAAAATAAGTATGCATACGAGTGGGATTTAAAGATGATCCTTCCAACAGGATGTAAAAAGATTGCACCCAGAAAGATCTTTTTTTCCAATGAGccagatgatggaatccttagcTGGCAAAGATGGGCTTATCTCCGAAAGCCACTTTAGCAAGGATAGTTCCTCATTGTGAATCCCTTCTACACAGTGTAGTCAACACCCCATTGACCCCCAAAGGCGACGAACAACAGTTCAACGTGACATCTCCTTCTACCATCCCCAAGAGCAAAACCAATGGCTTCCTCAAACCACCCTCCCATACTCGCTATGTCCTATAACCTTGTTGCTTTGTACAAGGACGATTCCTTTGTCCACCAACCCCTCTCACCCAGACCATATTTGTTAACTATGACCTCCCTCCATAGACTATCCTTCTCATTCCAGAACCTCTATAACCATTTCCCAATTAGCGCGTCATTCATGGTAGACATTTTTTTATGCTCGCTTTCCCTTCCGAAGAAGGTTTGCACACATCTTCCCATCACATCAAGTGGAACATATGCCTCTCCTCCACATCCTGCCATAGGAAATCCCTTCTTTGTCTCATAACAGACTTGGGGCATTATGAATGTTATGATTCCTATAtgcttcagatttttttttttaaaaatagctcATTTCACAATCCTTGCTTATGAAGGTTGTGTTGTTTAAAGCAGGTGCCTTCTCTTCTATTTCGGTTTTTAGGTTGTTCTGATGATGGACCTGTTTCTCAGCCACCATCATAGAATGTCAGGTTTTTTGGTGGAAGAGGTGGCTTCCTGGATAGTAGTTGGAGAGTCCTGGGACCTGCAACCCCCAACTCCCAGTTTTGGATTCTCTCTATCCAGAATTTTATGCAGACTCGACTGAGATTTTAAGTATCATCCAAAACCAGTGTGTATTGCCCATAAACAATATGTGCATATCGGCCTGCTACAGGGCAATACATAATGGTGTCGTGGAGAATGATGATACATTACAACACCCATTTTGAACCTTGCCTTCTGTAAAATCTGATttgttatcattatcattattttattttattttaaatttttgcaGAGAAGCCTTCCTTCAACGACTGGCTCAGCATCAACAAAGAGTACTGCATCAGGATGGGCGGCATTTTGAACCTTCTTGGAGCTTTCTTTGAATACCAATTGTGACCTTTTTTTGTTCTCCATCTTTGGAGGAGAGTGAAAAGCAgacccaaaagaaaagaaagaaaaaaggaaaagaaagacaaATGCGAGCGCTCTGGACGAATGATCTTGGGTTGGAAGCGTGTGTTGTTGCATTTTTTGGTTTCTGAAAATAATGATTAGAGAAATGTGTTGAGTGCTTCTCTGCTCTTGACTTGAATTTAGATGGCCTTTTAccgtcttttatatatatataaagagattgGCTATATTTGCAATTATGTGATACTTGTCTAGCTTGCTCTTTTGATTAGAAGGGAACTTTGTTGAATTATAAGACTGGTTTTTTGCTGTGATTGGAACTGTTCATCTGTCAGCCTCCATGTGGGATTGCTGTTGCTTTGAATTGAGGAACGTAGATCATGGGCCTTTCAGTTTTAACTATCTGATTAATAGGCCAGCGGGAGCTGCATCGGTTATTCAATTGAATTTTGGACCATGGGtcttctatggtggggttcacaaaaTGAACAGCTGCCATCacagatggtgggtcccatgcattatAGGGTTTGGTTAGTATTTATGGGTTTAAACAATGTGTTCGGTTTCCAGGTGTTCATCTAATGGGGCCCACTGCAAAGATGGGCCCAGAAATTTGGTGCTGTTTGGATGATCCTGCTCATAAGAACAGTATCCTCTACGTAATGGTTTTTTTTTGGAAGGAAGAGCACATCCAAATGCAAAAGCtgtccaattggatggttaggattgtccgatGTGGCGTCCTCCTCATAGACATGACCGGTCCGCAGACGTGCTGTCCAACATCTACCATGATTTATAGAAGATTAATAGAAACTCAGTGAAGGTTATCCAGCTTAGGTCTTGTCTAGCACTCTAAACCATTTCTCAGGTGCGCCCC containing:
- the LOC131240404 gene encoding uncharacterized protein LOC131240404; its protein translation is MGFSLGDGSSSFSVRDEVVTWTPCCRRNLADEEFEEFLQLLQMLEKVSPRLSNPDSIKWLKEKSGSFSMRSLCWSLCERDGFDGMAPTVWLWHYGAPLKAAVTTSKKRKEKTGFLFFATSSSSQLLLLHIWRIDQFSMSAVEVMQGFMRICSWNTVMMI